In one window of Myxococcales bacterium DNA:
- a CDS encoding GDP-mannose 4,6-dehydratase yields the protein MPRLVAEGHEAFAAGDNLDIRDLDPFEAELVRVAPDAIVHLAAQSSVAASWRDPVDSFRVNYLGTRNLIDIVERRMPSTRVLLVGTADGYMTTRADALAYTEESGLRPGSPYARTKVACELLGALATERGLNIVRTRSFNHTGAGQSDTFVASSFARQIAEIADGIREPRMTVGNLESVRDFLDVEDVVSAYILLLDPAIEPQVFNVASGIPLKIATLLETLIELAGIDPEVSINPEYFRPTDKLVGDPARLQSATGWRPRIALRETLAGLLGGWRAGRGG from the coding sequence ATGCCCCGCTTGGTCGCGGAAGGCCACGAAGCCTTTGCCGCGGGGGACAACCTCGACATTCGCGACCTCGACCCGTTCGAGGCCGAACTCGTACGGGTAGCCCCCGATGCAATTGTTCACCTCGCCGCCCAAAGCTCGGTCGCAGCTTCCTGGCGCGATCCGGTCGACAGCTTCCGGGTCAACTACCTCGGAACACGCAATCTGATCGACATCGTCGAACGACGCATGCCCAGCACTCGCGTCCTCCTCGTGGGTACCGCCGACGGCTACATGACCACCCGGGCAGACGCTCTCGCCTACACAGAAGAAAGCGGCTTGCGGCCGGGCTCGCCCTACGCCCGCACCAAGGTCGCCTGCGAGTTGCTCGGTGCCCTCGCAACCGAGCGCGGCCTGAACATCGTGCGCACCCGCTCATTCAATCACACGGGAGCCGGCCAATCCGACACCTTCGTCGCCTCGAGTTTCGCCCGACAGATCGCAGAAATTGCAGACGGTATCCGCGAACCGAGAATGACCGTGGGAAACTTGGAATCGGTGCGCGACTTTCTCGACGTCGAAGACGTCGTCAGCGCATATATCTTGCTGCTCGACCCCGCAATCGAACCCCAAGTCTTCAATGTCGCGAGCGGCATCCCGCTGAAGATTGCGACGCTGTTGGAGACACTGATTGAGCTTGCGGGAATTGATCCCGAAGTCTCGATCAACCCCGAATACTTCCGGCCTACGGATAAATTGGTAGGAGATCCGGCGCGGCTACAGAGCGCT
- a CDS encoding AAA family ATPase: MNRLPTNPDAPVKKTRMGAQAARAVGAPQWVGESLPRLTRTIQSTRCPCMIVGVAGRNGAGKGEVIKLLEAKGYLAFSLSDVIRDVLGERGLEPSRERMIETGRELRAEGGAGVLGERLLAKMQGDRDYAIDSVRHPAEVDALRAGGQPFLLLWVTADEVVRFDRMQARGRVGDPETLEALRALESRELGSADPAAQQLDAVEKISDQVLHNDRGLEALSEALELALSAASV, translated from the coding sequence ATGAATCGACTTCCCACGAATCCGGACGCGCCGGTCAAGAAGACTCGCATGGGAGCGCAGGCTGCCAGAGCCGTTGGAGCCCCGCAATGGGTGGGGGAGTCGCTCCCGCGCTTGACCCGCACGATTCAAAGCACTAGGTGTCCGTGCATGATCGTAGGTGTGGCGGGGCGAAACGGCGCCGGCAAGGGCGAAGTCATCAAACTCCTGGAAGCCAAGGGCTACCTGGCGTTTTCGTTGTCCGACGTGATCCGCGATGTTCTCGGCGAGCGGGGGCTCGAGCCTAGTCGCGAGCGCATGATCGAGACCGGGCGCGAATTACGCGCCGAGGGGGGAGCCGGGGTCCTGGGCGAACGACTGCTCGCAAAGATGCAGGGCGATCGTGACTATGCGATCGATTCGGTTCGTCATCCCGCCGAGGTCGATGCACTGCGCGCCGGAGGGCAGCCCTTCCTCTTGCTCTGGGTCACGGCCGATGAAGTAGTGCGCTTTGATCGCATGCAGGCGCGGGGACGGGTAGGTGATCCCGAAACCCTGGAAGCACTGCGTGCGCTCGAGTCGCGAGAGCTCGGGAGTGCCGATCCAGCTGCGCAGCAGCTCGATGCCGTGGAGAAAATCAGCGACCAGGTGCTGCACAATGATCGCGGGCTCGAAGCCTTGTCCGAAGCACTCGAGCTGGCGCTCAGCGCCGCTTCGGTCTGA
- a CDS encoding response regulator — MRPSPLRLMDHREFPVLYVDDEPDNLRIFELTFRRDFKILTAASAEEGLEILNDNPIAVVLSDQRMPGMTGVEFLARVREIDPQTIRMLVTAYGDAETLGVAINDGSIYRYIAKPWSPDDLGMALRRGIEAYALDRERDSLIRELTQLNQLSRNLHRELDLERVIDVLLQAIHEELEFDGVALLFFDESGDRLRWAGAEPRDEVAVEIQKLEIRRSNAREFIEDLQRGSTRTLRAEQAQDIPRVLRDWLTEVSADEIFVVPLRGPSGVIGALAIDNRSGGKRFGADDQMLLEGIATQAVIAIENARIVAALRTAQHHVQRADRLGTLGTLAAGLAHEINNPLVSIQTFLSLAPEKRNTPDDTEFWQTYHQLACTELDRIRGLVSSMSRLAHGGTERGEPGQVCLSTMAEEVAVLLQAEVQDAGIQLVLDCEPGTPPVFGVSSHLQQVMLNLVCNAIAATPEGGEVAIRVSLDRDGERETVCLLVEDSGIGMDEENLERIFDPFFTTKDPDQGTGLGLMITDRIVRDHDGSIEVRSRPGEGSRFWVRLPVKAPIGSAELPSA, encoded by the coding sequence ATGCGGCCTAGTCCTTTGCGTCTGATGGACCATCGCGAGTTTCCGGTGCTCTACGTCGACGATGAACCCGACAACCTGCGAATTTTCGAGCTGACCTTCCGACGAGATTTCAAGATCCTGACGGCGGCGAGTGCAGAAGAGGGCCTCGAAATATTAAACGACAACCCGATCGCCGTCGTGTTGTCGGACCAGCGAATGCCGGGGATGACCGGCGTTGAGTTCCTGGCACGCGTGCGAGAGATCGATCCCCAGACCATTCGCATGCTGGTCACAGCCTACGGGGACGCAGAAACCCTGGGCGTCGCGATCAACGATGGCAGCATCTATCGCTACATCGCCAAGCCCTGGTCTCCTGATGATCTGGGCATGGCCCTGCGACGCGGAATCGAAGCCTACGCCCTGGACCGCGAGCGCGATTCGCTGATCCGGGAACTCACGCAGCTCAACCAGCTTTCGAGGAATTTACATAGGGAACTGGATCTCGAGCGAGTGATCGATGTATTGCTGCAGGCTATCCACGAAGAGTTGGAATTCGACGGCGTGGCACTGTTGTTCTTCGACGAATCGGGCGACCGACTCCGCTGGGCCGGGGCGGAGCCTCGCGACGAGGTCGCCGTCGAAATACAGAAGCTCGAAATCCGCCGCAGCAACGCACGCGAGTTCATCGAAGATCTCCAACGCGGTTCGACGCGGACATTGCGCGCCGAACAAGCGCAGGATATCCCTCGCGTCTTGCGCGACTGGCTGACCGAAGTGTCGGCAGACGAAATCTTCGTTGTCCCGCTTCGCGGTCCGAGCGGAGTGATCGGTGCGCTGGCGATAGACAATCGCAGCGGTGGCAAACGCTTCGGGGCCGACGACCAGATGTTGCTCGAAGGCATCGCGACCCAGGCAGTGATCGCGATCGAAAACGCGCGCATCGTCGCGGCCCTGCGCACAGCCCAGCACCACGTGCAACGCGCTGACCGGCTCGGAACCCTCGGCACCCTGGCGGCCGGCCTCGCTCACGAAATCAACAATCCACTGGTCTCGATTCAGACCTTTCTCTCGTTGGCCCCGGAGAAGCGCAATACCCCCGACGACACGGAGTTTTGGCAGACCTATCACCAGCTGGCCTGCACCGAACTGGATCGCATCCGCGGGCTGGTCTCGAGCATGTCGCGACTGGCTCACGGGGGTACCGAGCGCGGCGAACCCGGCCAGGTGTGTCTTTCGACCATGGCTGAAGAAGTTGCGGTGTTACTTCAGGCCGAAGTGCAGGACGCGGGCATTCAATTGGTGCTCGACTGTGAGCCCGGGACGCCGCCGGTCTTTGGCGTGAGTTCGCACCTTCAGCAAGTCATGCTGAACCTCGTATGCAACGCGATCGCGGCAACACCTGAAGGGGGAGAAGTCGCCATTCGGGTGTCCCTCGACAGGGATGGAGAACGCGAGACGGTGTGTCTCCTCGTCGAGGATTCGGGCATCGGGATGGACGAAGAGAATCTCGAGCGGATCTTCGATCCCTTCTTCACCACCAAGGATCCCGATCAGGGAACGGGTCTGGGATTGATGATTACCGATCGAATCGTGCGCGATCACGACGGCTCGATC